In Saprospiraceae bacterium, a genomic segment contains:
- a CDS encoding ribosome-binding factor A has protein sequence MESIRQKQVAELIRRQFSMVLTAEGRYIYGAQTLVTVTQVMMSPDLALAKVYLSIFNTPKKEAVIGYMEENYNRLKLSLHQKIKKQIRVMPELRFYLDDTIDEVYKVEALFKKYEGKSGAPSEEE, from the coding sequence ATGGAAAGCATTCGACAAAAGCAGGTTGCTGAGCTCATTCGCAGGCAATTTAGTATGGTTTTAACGGCCGAGGGTCGTTATATTTATGGGGCGCAAACCCTGGTGACCGTTACTCAGGTGATGATGAGCCCCGATCTGGCTTTGGCCAAAGTTTATTTGAGTATTTTTAACACACCCAAAAAGGAGGCCGTCATTGGTTATATGGAAGAAAACTATAACCGCCTAAAACTCTCCCTGCACCAGAAAATTAAAAAACAGATCCGGGTCATGCCGGAGCTTAGATTTTATTTGGATGATACCATCGATGAGGTCTATAAAGTAGAGGCCTTGTTTAAGAAATACGAAGGGAAATCAGGCGCTCCAAGCGAAGAGGAATAA
- the recG gene encoding ATP-dependent DNA helicase RecG: MALKLDSPIEYIKGVGPQRGKLLRDALGITVVEELINYYPFRYIDKTKFTLIDDAKQDSQFYQIKGRLIHLEEKGFGRAKRLIGEFEDESGTIELIWFQNYQWILDKAVLQIPYTLFGRLKLTGYQKSMAHPEINFGTEQSQQALRWEPVYPSTEKLAQRGFDSRGFRKIMFQVFQNINPHVIDETLPAYILDKFKLPSRADCLVNIHFPKDEQSLARTRQRLKFEELFLMQLRMLQNMYLRKKKSRGYPMDQLLFPYKEFFEQHLPFALTAAQLKVFNEIKADLISGVQMNRLMQGDVGSGKTIVALLAMLWAISNGYQTCIMAPTEVLAMQHFQSLSELLLPIQINCALLTSNIKGTERNQILKTLESGDLKILIGTHALIEESVRFQKLGLVVIDEQHRFGVEQRAKLWNKAKPLLPHVLVMTATPIPRTLAMSLYGDLDVSVIDQLPPNRKPIRTLHFTEALRGKLYEFMKKQIAEGRQVYIVFPLIEESEKLDIENLDMGYEKLLEYFPIPPYQISVVHGRLRPKDKESEMQRFVKGTTHIMVATTVIEVGVNVPNASIMVIENAERFGLSQLHQLRGRVGRGADQSYCVLMSSNHLSKDATERIRTMCQTQDGFLIAEADLRLRGPGDLDGTRQSGLLELKIADIVEDQPILYAARKLAEAIIRKDPELKHPLNVLLKHRLNDHTTENPGVIA, from the coding sequence GTGGCTTTAAAACTGGATAGTCCGATTGAATACATTAAAGGTGTAGGACCGCAGAGAGGTAAACTGCTCCGCGATGCGCTTGGCATAACTGTGGTTGAAGAATTGATCAATTATTATCCATTCAGGTATATAGACAAAACCAAATTTACCCTTATTGATGATGCGAAACAAGACAGTCAATTTTACCAAATTAAAGGAAGGCTAATTCACCTTGAGGAAAAAGGATTCGGAAGAGCCAAGCGGCTGATCGGCGAATTCGAAGATGAAAGCGGGACTATTGAACTCATTTGGTTTCAAAATTATCAATGGATACTCGACAAGGCTGTTTTGCAGATTCCATATACCCTTTTTGGCAGATTGAAGCTGACGGGTTACCAAAAATCGATGGCGCATCCCGAAATTAATTTTGGAACGGAACAAAGTCAACAAGCATTGCGATGGGAACCTGTTTATCCGAGCACTGAAAAACTTGCCCAGAGAGGATTCGACAGTCGGGGTTTTCGAAAAATCATGTTTCAGGTTTTTCAAAACATAAATCCACATGTGATTGATGAAACGCTTCCTGCATATATTTTGGATAAATTCAAACTACCCAGCCGCGCCGATTGTTTGGTGAATATTCATTTTCCGAAAGACGAACAATCGTTAGCCAGGACCCGGCAACGATTGAAATTTGAGGAATTGTTTTTGATGCAATTGCGAATGTTGCAAAACATGTATCTGCGGAAAAAGAAGTCAAGAGGTTATCCAATGGATCAATTGCTTTTTCCCTATAAAGAATTCTTTGAACAACATCTTCCTTTTGCCTTAACAGCTGCACAGCTAAAAGTATTTAATGAAATTAAAGCAGACCTGATTTCAGGGGTACAGATGAACCGATTAATGCAAGGAGATGTCGGGAGCGGAAAAACAATTGTTGCTTTACTAGCCATGTTATGGGCCATCAGCAATGGTTACCAGACGTGTATCATGGCACCCACTGAAGTTCTTGCCATGCAGCATTTTCAAAGTTTGAGCGAACTGCTTTTGCCAATCCAAATAAATTGCGCCCTGCTCACATCAAATATCAAAGGAACAGAAAGAAATCAAATCTTAAAAACACTCGAGTCGGGTGATTTGAAAATACTGATAGGAACCCATGCATTGATTGAAGAATCCGTCCGGTTCCAAAAACTTGGTTTAGTCGTAATTGACGAACAACATCGGTTTGGCGTTGAACAACGGGCTAAACTTTGGAATAAAGCAAAACCCTTATTGCCGCATGTATTGGTAATGACTGCAACGCCCATCCCGAGAACACTGGCGATGAGTCTATATGGAGATCTCGACGTTTCCGTTATCGATCAGCTGCCACCCAACAGGAAGCCCATTCGGACATTGCACTTCACGGAAGCCTTGCGGGGCAAATTATACGAATTCATGAAAAAGCAAATCGCTGAAGGCCGACAGGTTTATATTGTTTTTCCCTTGATCGAAGAATCTGAAAAACTGGATATAGAAAATCTGGATATGGGTTATGAAAAACTTTTAGAATACTTCCCCATTCCGCCCTACCAGATATCTGTAGTTCACGGCAGACTACGCCCTAAAGACAAGGAATCTGAAATGCAGCGATTTGTAAAAGGCACTACCCACATCATGGTGGCAACTACGGTCATTGAAGTAGGGGTCAATGTACCCAATGCCAGTATTATGGTTATTGAAAACGCAGAAAGATTTGGTTTGTCGCAATTGCATCAATTACGAGGAAGAGTTGGTAGAGGAGCAGATCAGTCCTATTGCGTATTGATGAGTTCTAACCACCTCAGCAAAGATGCTACAGAAAGAATCCGTACCATGTGTCAGACGCAAGATGGTTTTCTCATCGCCGAGGCTGATTTAAGGCTCCGCGGACCCGGAGATCTCGACGGTACGCGGCAAAGTGGATTGTTGGAGCTAAAGATTGCTGATATCGTTGAAGATCAGCCGATTTTGTATGCCGCCAGAAAGCTTGCAGAGGCTATCATACGCAAAGACCCCGAATTAAAACACCCCCTGAATGTATTATTGAAGCATCGCCTCAACGACCATACAACTGAGAACCCTGGAGTCATCGCTTAA
- a CDS encoding 3-phosphoglycerate dehydrogenase, with amino-acid sequence MTWKILITDGFEDSGIKALISNGFVVDVLKMDSEQLSHELPNYDGIIVRSATKVRSELISSCPNLKFIARAGVGMDNIDVDFARSKGIEVLNTPASSSRSVAEIALGHMLCLTRGLHRSNRELAGKDSFSKLKKELSNSNELQGKTLFLVGLGRIGRELAKMAIGLEMKVIASDPFIDKLSIEMQLQDQTILVPIPLVKLEYGLQLADYISLHSPYTGKALLDASNLSQIKNSAYIINTSRGENIDEEALLLALHEKRIAGAGLDVYQNEPNIRPELLNHPQISVSPHIGASTFEAQQRIAEEMVEKIIALRK; translated from the coding sequence ATGACTTGGAAAATACTGATAACCGATGGCTTTGAAGATTCAGGTATCAAAGCTTTAATTTCAAACGGATTTGTGGTAGATGTTCTTAAAATGGACTCAGAGCAACTCTCACATGAACTTCCTAACTACGATGGGATCATTGTGCGGAGTGCGACAAAAGTGCGTTCTGAACTCATCTCAAGCTGTCCTAATCTTAAATTTATTGCGCGCGCCGGAGTAGGCATGGACAATATTGATGTTGATTTTGCTAGGTCCAAAGGTATCGAGGTCTTAAACACACCGGCCTCTTCCTCCAGATCTGTGGCAGAAATAGCCCTCGGCCATATGCTTTGTCTCACCAGAGGCTTACACAGATCAAATCGGGAATTGGCAGGTAAGGATTCTTTCTCCAAACTTAAAAAGGAACTAAGCAATTCCAACGAACTTCAAGGCAAAACCCTTTTCCTGGTTGGACTAGGCCGAATAGGTCGCGAATTAGCCAAAATGGCAATTGGATTGGAAATGAAAGTCATCGCTTCCGATCCTTTTATAGACAAGCTCAGTATAGAAATGCAACTTCAAGATCAAACTATTTTAGTTCCAATCCCTCTCGTGAAACTAGAATACGGTTTACAACTAGCAGATTACATTAGCTTACATTCTCCCTATACCGGAAAAGCCTTACTGGATGCAAGCAATTTAAGTCAAATAAAAAATTCAGCTTACATCATCAATACTTCCCGGGGTGAAAATATTGATGAAGAGGCTCTGTTACTCGCTTTACATGAAAAACGAATAGCAGGTGCGGGTCTCGATGTCTATCAAAATGAACCCAACATTCGGCCGGAATTATTAAATCATCCGCAAATTTCCGTTTCTCCGCACATTGGCGCTTCTACTTTTGAAGCACAACAACGCATTGCTGAAGAGATGGTGGAGAAGATCATTGCGTTGCGGAAGTGA
- a CDS encoding ankyrin repeat domain-containing protein, translated as MKNIFGCFLVLFAMGLNGLNAQQDLKLAVDKSDTRFVKDWLSKGHDVNSLLFLNEQKMTLLSYAASVGNAEMVQMLLSKGADVHLKVEFEDALMFAAKSGNLEVLETLLKAGANPMNENKIGKCARDIAQDHKQTAAYNLLKLETEKRLSLLRSKRSK; from the coding sequence ATGAAAAATATATTCGGATGCTTTTTAGTGCTTTTCGCCATGGGTTTAAATGGTTTGAATGCTCAACAAGACTTAAAACTGGCGGTAGATAAATCTGACACCAGGTTTGTGAAAGACTGGCTCTCCAAAGGACATGATGTGAATTCCCTCCTTTTTCTCAATGAACAAAAAATGACTTTGTTGAGTTATGCAGCTTCTGTTGGCAATGCAGAAATGGTCCAAATGCTACTCTCAAAAGGTGCTGATGTCCATTTAAAAGTAGAATTTGAAGATGCCCTTATGTTTGCTGCTAAAAGTGGAAATTTAGAAGTCCTGGAGACATTATTGAAGGCTGGTGCAAATCCAATGAATGAAAATAAAATTGGCAAATGTGCACGCGATATAGCACAGGATCACAAACAAACTGCTGCTTACAATTTATTAAAACTGGAAACTGAAAAACGCCTGAGCCTTTTAAGGTCCAAGCGGAGCAAATAA
- a CDS encoding S8 family serine peptidase: MANLKKELGSPGQILLLLIFTVFLVYNSCCHPRIIENQQIGPCLNQSSVRVNCGRIDSITLLVPGLPNNEYKLPIKCNQVIFNPTSNKSFNDLVRNYLNSQCFEQIYVCPCEPAFELWENFTTEGNDVGVAIARAPKLEATDCHLFPNIVSKIPDLNDGVINGNYKHVDSFIECKFLQKEVFIAIVDTGIDSTIRNQDRDGIPNDQWQPFHLTGNHCDISPNTFRANNPLGLRFVENEFNNSSADLNGHGTGVNFVAAGLSEPNIQTDIRFKFLNIKSTTGTSKIGNLFDALCGINYACKQSPKIVNISWGFKYFRNSSHPRIDLGLMQAFKDIFYQNKDILFVTAAGNDGMELTKRQKFYPASASTFCSNVLAVGAVVEKNGNFEISTFSNYQTGSTKNFVYTYGQNIKIVKFGILNPESNNLSTENIGRNYIYNSGTSFAAPLISRIAGIISIKERNLNGPGLRSFIAQEARLNTGIIPGKKLKIIDMKCIQNICNIEE, translated from the coding sequence ATGGCTAATCTAAAAAAAGAATTGGGAAGTCCCGGTCAAATATTATTATTATTAATATTTACAGTTTTTTTGGTGTATAATTCGTGCTGCCATCCAAGGATAATTGAAAACCAGCAAATAGGGCCATGTTTGAATCAAAGTTCTGTAAGAGTAAATTGTGGAAGAATAGATTCGATCACATTGCTTGTTCCAGGCCTGCCTAATAATGAATATAAACTGCCTATAAAATGCAATCAGGTAATTTTTAATCCTACCTCCAATAAATCATTTAATGATTTGGTTCGAAATTATCTGAACAGTCAGTGCTTTGAGCAAATTTATGTTTGTCCATGTGAACCAGCTTTTGAGTTATGGGAGAATTTTACTACTGAAGGAAACGATGTAGGCGTTGCCATAGCCAGGGCACCTAAATTAGAAGCTACAGATTGCCATTTGTTTCCCAACATTGTTTCGAAAATTCCGGATTTGAATGATGGTGTTATTAATGGCAATTACAAACATGTTGATAGTTTTATTGAATGTAAATTCTTGCAAAAGGAAGTATTCATTGCGATCGTGGATACAGGGATTGATTCAACTATTAGAAATCAAGATCGCGATGGGATTCCCAATGACCAATGGCAGCCTTTTCATTTAACCGGAAATCATTGTGATATATCTCCCAACACATTTCGTGCCAACAATCCTTTAGGACTCAGGTTTGTAGAAAATGAATTTAATAATAGTTCAGCTGATTTAAATGGCCATGGTACGGGAGTTAATTTTGTTGCAGCAGGTTTGTCCGAACCGAATATTCAGACAGATATTCGTTTTAAATTTTTAAATATTAAATCAACTACCGGTACAAGTAAAATTGGAAACTTATTCGATGCTTTGTGTGGGATAAATTATGCTTGTAAGCAGTCACCAAAAATAGTGAATATTTCTTGGGGATTCAAATATTTTAGAAATTCATCTCACCCAAGAATTGATTTAGGTTTAATGCAGGCATTTAAAGATATTTTTTATCAAAATAAAGACATTCTATTTGTAACAGCAGCTGGCAATGATGGCATGGAATTGACTAAGCGGCAAAAATTTTATCCGGCAAGTGCATCGACATTTTGTTCAAATGTTTTGGCTGTTGGTGCTGTTGTAGAAAAAAATGGTAATTTTGAAATCAGTACTTTTTCAAACTATCAAACTGGATCAACAAAAAACTTTGTTTATACATATGGTCAAAATATTAAAATTGTAAAATTCGGAATTTTAAATCCGGAGAGTAATAATTTAAGTACTGAAAATATTGGACGAAATTACATATATAATTCAGGTACGTCTTTCGCTGCACCCTTGATATCCCGTATAGCAGGTATCATTTCAATCAAAGAAAGGAACCTAAATGGGCCCGGATTAAGAAGCTTTATTGCTCAGGAGGCAAGATTAAATACAGGAATTATTCCAGGAAAAAAACTTAAAATTATCGATATGAAATGTATCCAAAATATTTGCAATATAGAAGAGTAG
- a CDS encoding S8/S53 family peptidase has translation MNTKLKNLNRYLIVVTTLVFMIGYWSCDTPKPCESKLLSGKVCNGVDTLHLKNDSITDGIKLLVRCNELILNTRVQNANEIRYYLKGLCFERKDSCPCSQFELWGNPSVEGIDVGVAVANAPKIDGVGLNEALMANILFSHELPTDANEKDTLISNSNLDINCLSENSPIIRVAIVDSGVDPNTNVSKNKLHTKGWHGYNLWDRCLESNYPLGLEYHLVRGVSEPMDSNGHGTAVNGVLVGASKPNFNMPLPLSFVNVDVMQGQNKTGNLYDALCGLYYALEQEPRVINISWGFRYLTEPLYMDMEAAIIKAFNDYFTDCNNRYPGGVIVVAGAGNDSIEINSFDKFYPACLARDHMNVVSVGSHKDSGVNDLSEFSNYADISSNYISLFAPGEMVITPYPKYLQATSSGVLPTGYARLSGTSFAAPYISRIVALIRVVHPYIDAGEVKIRLIEMTSPRTSILRPGIEYHKLEVSNVVSKICD, from the coding sequence ATGAACACTAAATTAAAAAATTTGAATCGCTATTTAATTGTTGTTACAACACTTGTTTTTATGATTGGATATTGGAGTTGTGACACTCCAAAACCATGTGAAAGCAAGCTTCTTTCTGGCAAAGTATGTAATGGAGTAGATACTCTTCATTTGAAGAATGATTCTATTACAGATGGCATTAAATTGCTTGTACGCTGTAATGAGTTAATTTTGAATACCCGTGTACAAAATGCAAATGAGATACGATATTATTTAAAAGGATTATGTTTTGAGCGAAAAGACTCTTGTCCTTGCAGTCAGTTTGAACTTTGGGGAAATCCTTCTGTTGAGGGAATTGATGTTGGCGTTGCAGTAGCCAATGCTCCAAAGATTGATGGAGTTGGACTTAACGAAGCATTGATGGCAAATATTTTATTTTCACATGAGCTACCAACTGATGCAAATGAAAAAGATACATTGATATCCAACAGCAATTTGGACATCAATTGCCTTTCCGAAAATTCACCTATTATTAGAGTCGCAATAGTTGATTCAGGGGTAGATCCAAATACTAATGTTAGCAAAAATAAGTTGCATACGAAAGGGTGGCATGGATATAATTTGTGGGATCGTTGTCTGGAAAGTAATTACCCTCTTGGCTTGGAATATCATTTAGTAAGAGGCGTATCTGAGCCTATGGATTCTAATGGCCATGGCACAGCAGTTAACGGAGTATTGGTTGGTGCTTCTAAACCTAATTTTAACATGCCTCTACCACTGAGTTTTGTAAATGTAGATGTTATGCAGGGGCAGAATAAAACAGGCAATTTGTACGATGCCCTATGTGGATTATATTATGCATTGGAGCAGGAGCCGCGAGTTATAAACATAAGTTGGGGATTTCGTTATCTAACTGAGCCACTGTACATGGATATGGAAGCAGCAATCATTAAAGCTTTTAACGATTATTTCACTGATTGTAACAATAGATATCCGGGAGGCGTCATTGTAGTTGCTGGCGCAGGAAATGATAGCATAGAAATTAATTCTTTTGATAAGTTTTATCCTGCTTGTCTGGCAAGAGATCATATGAACGTTGTATCTGTGGGTTCTCATAAGGATTCCGGGGTAAATGATCTTTCAGAATTTTCAAATTATGCTGATATATCTTCTAATTACATTTCATTATTTGCACCTGGCGAAATGGTGATAACACCATATCCAAAATATTTGCAGGCAACATCTAGTGGAGTATTACCTACAGGATATGCCCGGCTTTCAGGAACTTCTTTTGCAGCACCTTACATTTCCAGAATCGTAGCATTAATTCGTGTGGTGCATCCTTACATTGATGCTGGTGAAGTTAAAATAAGGCTTATAGAAATGACATCTCCTAGGACCAGTATTTTAAGACCTGGAATTGAATATCATAAACTTGAGGTTTCCAATGTGGTTTCCAAAATTTGTGATTAA